Proteins encoded within one genomic window of Bradyrhizobium sp. AZCC 1719:
- a CDS encoding flagellar assembly protein FliX: MRIYGPNGTTLGSPASHTRRTSSTGFSLPETPTTPEEPRAAVAPKAAGNIDALLALQGVEDPTERRKRSVARGRGALDVLDELKIGLLSGNLDASTVNRLRDAAANLKSSSGDPGLDAVLAEIELRVEVELAKAGRF; the protein is encoded by the coding sequence ATGCGCATCTACGGACCGAACGGCACCACGCTTGGATCGCCCGCAAGTCATACGCGGCGAACCAGTTCGACCGGCTTCTCGCTGCCGGAGACGCCGACCACGCCCGAGGAGCCGCGCGCGGCTGTGGCGCCCAAAGCCGCCGGCAACATCGACGCGCTGCTCGCCCTGCAAGGTGTCGAGGATCCGACGGAGCGCCGCAAGCGTTCGGTAGCACGGGGCAGGGGCGCGCTCGACGTGCTCGACGAGCTCAAGATCGGCTTGCTCTCCGGCAATCTCGATGCTTCTACGGTGAACCGGCTGCGCGATGCCGCTGCCAATCTGAAGTCGTCCTCCGGCGATCCCGGCCTCGATGCGGTGCTGGCCGAGATCGAGCTGCGCGTTGAAGTCGAACTGGCGAAGGCCGGGCGGTTCTAG
- a CDS encoding winged helix-turn-helix transcriptional regulator, which translates to MKASAKTPNAYSAQCPTRQILDRVGDKWAVLILLLIRHEPMRFNALRRTIEGISQKMLSQVLKSLERDGLIKRRAIATVPVTVEYSITPLGATLADAVDPLRDWAEKNLKEVLNAQRRYDAARKDMAA; encoded by the coding sequence GTGAAAGCCAGCGCCAAAACCCCGAACGCCTATTCGGCTCAATGCCCGACGCGGCAGATTCTCGATCGCGTCGGTGACAAATGGGCCGTACTCATCCTGCTTCTCATCAGGCACGAGCCGATGCGTTTCAATGCGTTACGCCGCACCATTGAAGGCATCTCGCAGAAGATGCTGAGCCAGGTTCTCAAATCGCTCGAACGCGACGGATTAATCAAACGCCGCGCGATCGCGACCGTGCCGGTCACGGTGGAGTATTCGATCACACCGCTCGGCGCGACGCTCGCCGACGCGGTCGATCCGTTGCGGGACTGGGCGGAGAAGAACCTGAAGGAGGTGCTGAACGCGCAGCGCCGTTACGACGCGGCGCGCAAGGATATGGCGGCGTGA
- a CDS encoding NAD(P)-dependent oxidoreductase, whose protein sequence is MKIAVIGASGNAGSRITAELARRGHTVTAIARHPEKIAAQANVTPTAGDAMDQAELARLLAGHDAAISSIHFLASDPAKLIGAAKDSKVGRYLVVGGAGSLEVAPGVRLVTTPGFPVAYKAEAEKGAAFLDLLRAEKELNWTFLSPSALFTAGERTGKFRLGTDQLLTAADGKSSISFEDFAVALADEIERPAHIRQRFTVGY, encoded by the coding sequence ATGAAAATCGCCGTCATCGGGGCGTCCGGCAATGCCGGTTCGCGCATCACAGCCGAACTCGCCCGCCGCGGCCACACTGTGACCGCCATCGCTCGCCATCCCGAAAAGATCGCCGCCCAGGCCAACGTGACGCCCACCGCGGGCGATGCCATGGACCAAGCGGAACTGGCCCGGCTGCTCGCCGGTCATGATGCCGCGATCAGCTCGATCCACTTTCTCGCCAGCGACCCGGCCAAGCTGATCGGCGCTGCCAAGGATTCGAAGGTCGGCCGTTACCTCGTGGTCGGGGGCGCCGGCAGTCTTGAAGTGGCCCCGGGCGTTCGGCTGGTCACCACCCCGGGTTTTCCCGTGGCATACAAGGCGGAAGCCGAGAAGGGCGCCGCCTTCCTCGATCTGCTCCGAGCCGAGAAGGAACTCAACTGGACCTTCCTGTCGCCCTCCGCCCTATTCACCGCCGGCGAGCGAACTGGCAAGTTCCGTCTCGGGACCGACCAGCTTTTGACCGCTGCCGACGGCAAAAGTTCGATTTCCTTCGAGGATTTCGCAGTTGCACTCGCCGACGAGATCGAGCGTCCCGCCCATATCCGCCAGCGCTTCACGGTCGGCTACTAG
- the dksA gene encoding RNA polymerase-binding protein DksA yields MNDRQREYFRAKLLAWKDEILRESKITLQTLQEENVNHPDLADRASSETDRAIELRARDRQRKLISKIDAALQRIEDNTYGYCEETGEPISLKRLEARPIATLSVEAQERHEKREKVYRDE; encoded by the coding sequence ATGAACGACCGCCAGCGCGAGTATTTTCGCGCCAAGCTGCTGGCGTGGAAGGACGAGATCCTGAGGGAATCGAAGATCACTCTGCAGACCCTTCAGGAAGAGAACGTCAATCATCCGGATCTCGCTGATCGCGCCTCTTCCGAAACCGATCGCGCCATCGAACTGCGCGCCCGCGACCGCCAGCGCAAATTGATCTCCAAGATCGACGCGGCGCTGCAACGCATCGAGGACAACACCTACGGCTATTGCGAGGAGACCGGTGAACCGATCTCGCTCAAGCGGCTGGAGGCTCGCCCCATTGCAACGCTGTCGGTGGAAGCGCAGGAACGTCACGAGAAGCGCGAGAAGGTTTATCGGGACGAGTAG
- a CDS encoding 2-keto-4-pentenoate hydratase: MDKILAAAQNIATARRNRAPLAALPPELAPADEAEGYQIQRAVHDLLLPQTGALVGYKIGCTSPVMQEYLDIPHPCGGGVFAKGVHDSGAKLRFGDYVRVGVECEIAVRLARSLAPSEAPFTAEWVMEAIEAYHPAIEIVDDRYVKWETMGAPTLVADDFFAAGCVLGKAVARTKAPDLLKAKGRAVVNGKEAGRGTGADVLGDPHNALAWLANHLAEEGVGLHAGQIVLTGSLVKTVWLDQGDAVKMELDGLGIAEAKFT; the protein is encoded by the coding sequence ATGGACAAGATTCTCGCGGCCGCACAGAACATCGCTACCGCCCGCCGCAATCGCGCGCCGCTGGCCGCGCTGCCGCCTGAGCTAGCGCCTGCCGATGAAGCCGAAGGCTATCAGATCCAACGCGCCGTCCACGATCTGCTGCTGCCGCAGACCGGCGCGCTGGTCGGCTACAAGATCGGCTGCACCAGTCCGGTGATGCAGGAATATCTCGACATTCCCCATCCTTGCGGCGGTGGCGTGTTCGCCAAGGGCGTGCATGACTCCGGCGCCAAGCTGCGCTTCGGCGATTACGTCCGCGTCGGCGTCGAATGCGAGATCGCGGTGCGGCTGGCACGTAGCCTCGCGCCGTCAGAAGCCCCGTTCACCGCGGAGTGGGTGATGGAGGCAATCGAGGCGTATCACCCAGCAATCGAGATCGTCGACGACCGGTACGTCAAATGGGAGACGATGGGCGCGCCGACGCTGGTCGCGGACGATTTCTTCGCCGCCGGCTGCGTGCTCGGCAAAGCGGTGGCGCGCACCAAGGCGCCGGACCTGCTCAAGGCCAAGGGCCGTGCCGTTGTCAACGGCAAGGAGGCCGGCCGCGGCACCGGCGCCGACGTGCTCGGCGACCCCCACAACGCGCTGGCCTGGCTTGCCAACCATCTCGCCGAAGAGGGCGTGGGGCTGCATGCCGGGCAGATCGTTCTCACCGGCAGCCTCGTGAAAACCGTGTGGCTCGACCAGGGCGACGCCGTCAAAATGGAGCTCGACGGTTTGGGCATAGCGGAAGCCAAATTCACATGA
- a CDS encoding ClpXP protease specificity-enhancing factor SspB, with the protein MLLLFLVILIPASPAFAEPCSKPTARSKIAETLRLASEQRPVNLTFRTGADGVKLSIGLKTKYPDDMTIILQSDFEQLNVKDDRFDVLLRLRGARERVTVPFNAIKSFWDKSELKCSDG; encoded by the coding sequence ATGCTGCTTCTCTTCCTCGTGATCCTGATTCCGGCCTCGCCTGCATTCGCCGAGCCGTGCAGCAAGCCGACGGCGCGCTCCAAGATTGCCGAGACGCTCCGCCTCGCCTCGGAGCAGCGGCCTGTCAATCTCACGTTTCGCACTGGCGCCGACGGCGTGAAACTATCGATCGGCCTCAAGACGAAATATCCCGACGATATGACCATCATCCTGCAGAGTGACTTCGAGCAGTTGAACGTAAAGGATGACCGCTTCGATGTCCTGCTGCGATTGCGGGGGGCTCGGGAACGGGTCACCGTCCCCTTCAATGCAATCAAATCATTCTGGGATAAGTCCGAGTTGAAGTGCTCCGACGGCTGA
- a CDS encoding PRC-barrel domain-containing protein has translation MALDANETGNLIGSDKVEGTAVYGADRNKIGSIERVMIDKKSGRVSYAVLSFGGFLGIGDDHYPLPWQSLKYDTSLGGYVTGVTEAQLKSAPHYGNDNAWNWSDPTRTRAINDYYGIAI, from the coding sequence ATGGCACTAGACGCAAACGAAACCGGCAACCTGATCGGCAGCGACAAGGTTGAGGGAACTGCCGTCTATGGCGCCGATCGCAACAAGATCGGCTCGATTGAGCGCGTCATGATCGACAAGAAGAGCGGTAGGGTGTCCTACGCCGTGCTCTCCTTCGGCGGCTTTCTCGGCATCGGCGACGACCACTATCCGCTACCCTGGCAATCGCTGAAATACGATACCTCGCTCGGTGGCTACGTCACCGGCGTGACGGAAGCGCAGCTCAAGAGCGCACCGCATTACGGCAACGACAACGCCTGGAACTGGAGCGATCCGACCCGGACCCGCGCCATCAACGACTACTACGGCATCGCGATCTGA
- a CDS encoding ATP-binding protein produces the protein MSTLTAHGACLLWKPELIWLNVISDAMLAGAFFATAFVLAFFAWRRYRELMFRGVFLTFAIFVAVCGVTRLLSIYTMWVPAYEIEALTKAFLALISVVIAAALLLLLPRILVLPTRIQLAGAYAALEEEVKQRREAEAMVRRFEEKEATESKVRQAQRMEAIGQLTGGVAHDFNNILTVITGTIEILSDAVKDRPHLTQITNLISGAAARGAELTKHLLAFSRRQPLQPRNTDVNALVIDAASLLRPTLGEHIEIESMLAHDSAPALIDPSQLSTAILNLALNARDAMPNGGKLTLETKNVVLDENYARLNSEVRPGNYVMIAVSDTGDGIPSSLLEKVFEPFFTTKEAGKGSGLGLSMVYGFVKQSNGHIKIYSEEGHGTTVKLYLPQATGGGPEAPAGETGGYAGEHGDESILIVEDDPLVREYVVAQITRFGFHTLAAGNAAEALAIIDGPERIDLLFTDVMLPGGMNGRQLATEGVKRRPGLKVLYTSGYAENALVHHGRLDAGVLLLPKPYLSADLARMLLTALAS, from the coding sequence ATGTCGACGCTCACCGCGCACGGCGCGTGCTTATTGTGGAAGCCGGAACTGATCTGGCTGAATGTCATTTCCGACGCGATGCTCGCCGGCGCCTTCTTTGCCACGGCGTTCGTCCTCGCGTTCTTCGCGTGGCGGCGCTACCGCGAGCTTATGTTCCGGGGCGTATTCTTGACATTCGCGATCTTCGTCGCGGTCTGCGGAGTTACCCGCCTGCTGTCGATCTACACCATGTGGGTGCCGGCTTATGAAATCGAGGCCCTGACCAAAGCTTTCCTGGCGCTGATCTCGGTCGTGATCGCGGCAGCACTGCTACTGCTGCTGCCGCGGATCCTGGTGCTGCCCACGCGCATCCAGCTTGCGGGTGCCTATGCGGCACTTGAGGAGGAGGTCAAGCAACGCCGCGAAGCTGAGGCCATGGTCAGGCGTTTTGAGGAGAAAGAGGCCACCGAATCCAAGGTCCGGCAAGCGCAGAGGATGGAAGCCATCGGCCAGCTCACCGGTGGCGTCGCGCACGACTTCAACAACATTCTGACTGTGATCACCGGGACCATCGAAATCCTCAGCGATGCGGTCAAGGATCGTCCACATCTCACTCAGATCACCAATCTGATTAGCGGAGCCGCAGCAAGGGGAGCTGAGCTGACGAAGCATCTGTTGGCCTTCTCCCGTCGACAGCCGCTGCAGCCGCGCAATACCGATGTCAACGCGTTGGTAATCGATGCAGCGAGTCTGCTACGACCGACCCTCGGCGAACACATCGAAATTGAATCGATGCTGGCGCACGATTCCGCGCCGGCTCTGATTGATCCCAGTCAGCTCTCGACCGCGATCCTGAACCTCGCCCTAAATGCGCGCGACGCCATGCCTAACGGCGGCAAGCTGACGTTAGAAACCAAGAATGTGGTGCTCGATGAGAACTACGCTCGCCTGAACAGCGAGGTTAGACCGGGCAACTACGTCATGATTGCAGTAAGTGACACGGGGGACGGAATTCCCAGCAGCCTGCTCGAAAAGGTGTTTGAACCATTCTTTACCACCAAGGAGGCCGGGAAGGGATCGGGGCTCGGCCTCAGCATGGTCTATGGCTTCGTTAAACAGTCGAATGGACACATCAAGATCTACAGCGAAGAGGGCCACGGCACGACCGTGAAGCTATACCTGCCGCAGGCCACGGGTGGTGGCCCGGAGGCACCCGCCGGCGAGACTGGCGGGTATGCGGGCGAACACGGCGATGAGTCTATCCTGATTGTCGAGGACGACCCGCTGGTTCGGGAATACGTCGTGGCGCAGATCACCCGTTTCGGGTTCCACACGCTCGCCGCCGGCAATGCTGCCGAGGCGCTGGCAATCATCGATGGACCCGAACGCATTGACCTGCTGTTCACTGACGTAATGCTCCCCGGGGGAATGAATGGCCGCCAGCTCGCGACCGAGGGGGTCAAAAGGCGCCCAGGGCTCAAAGTGCTTTATACCTCTGGCTATGCGGAGAATGCCCTCGTACATCACGGCCGTCTCGATGCTGGCGTGCTGCTGCTGCCGAAGCCTTACCTCAGCGCCGATCTCGCGCGGATGCTTCTAACCGCGCTGGCATCGTGA
- a CDS encoding GlsB/YeaQ/YmgE family stress response membrane protein, whose amino-acid sequence MGIIWTIIIGFIAGVIAKFIMPGDNEPSGFILTTILGIVGAFVSTYLGQALGWYRPGEGAGLIGAVVGAIIVLFVYGLFAGRQRRSI is encoded by the coding sequence ATGGGCATAATTTGGACGATCATCATTGGTTTCATTGCCGGCGTGATTGCGAAATTCATTATGCCGGGAGACAATGAGCCCTCGGGCTTCATTCTAACCACCATACTGGGCATCGTCGGCGCTTTCGTGTCGACCTATCTCGGCCAGGCGCTCGGATGGTATCGGCCCGGAGAAGGCGCGGGCCTGATCGGTGCGGTGGTCGGCGCCATCATTGTGCTCTTCGTCTACGGCCTCTTCGCCGGCCGGCAACGGCGATCGATTTAA
- a CDS encoding YidB family protein has protein sequence MGRGMPSMTALLGLLAIAGYQNRDKLAELLKGVGGQPNTGGGQQPPGGLLGNLSGMLGGAGVGGLLNGGIGELLESFKQNGQGDKAESWINQGPNKDVSPPELKQAIGSDVLAQLEQQTGLSQEEILARLSRELPAAVDRYTPDGRLPTA, from the coding sequence ATGGGCCGCGGAATGCCATCGATGACTGCTCTGCTCGGGCTGCTCGCCATTGCGGGATATCAGAACCGCGACAAACTGGCAGAACTTCTCAAGGGCGTTGGGGGCCAGCCGAACACAGGCGGGGGACAGCAGCCGCCGGGCGGCTTGCTGGGTAATTTGAGCGGAATGTTGGGCGGCGCCGGGGTTGGCGGCCTGCTCAACGGCGGGATCGGCGAGTTGCTCGAAAGTTTCAAGCAAAACGGCCAGGGTGACAAGGCCGAATCCTGGATCAACCAAGGCCCGAACAAGGATGTCTCGCCTCCGGAATTGAAGCAAGCGATCGGGTCCGACGTTCTGGCACAACTCGAACAGCAGACCGGACTTTCGCAGGAAGAGATTCTGGCGAGATTGTCTCGCGAGCTTCCGGCAGCCGTCGACAGGTACACGCCGGACGGCCGTTTGCCCACAGCATGA
- the flgH gene encoding flagellar basal body L-ring protein FlgH codes for MSVTRLNRLALSGAMLSLAALASGCSSIDRLSQIGEKPKLTEIENPTTQPGYKPVQMPMPKPEQASYNANSLWRNGSRAFFKDQRAARIGDLLTVTVNITDKANLSNETQRSRSAKEDSGITDFIGSSTITQANKILPGKILTTDSTSSSDGKGSVNRQEALQTNVAAVVTQVLPNGNLVVEGKQEIRVNFEIRELIVAGIVRPEDIQSDNTIDSTKIAQARIAYGGRGQITDVQQPRYGQQVMDVLLPF; via the coding sequence ATGTCAGTCACCCGTCTCAACCGCCTCGCTCTCTCCGGCGCCATGCTGTCGCTGGCCGCCTTGGCGAGCGGTTGCTCCTCGATCGACCGTCTGTCGCAGATCGGCGAAAAGCCGAAGCTGACGGAGATCGAAAACCCGACTACGCAGCCCGGCTACAAGCCGGTGCAGATGCCGATGCCGAAGCCGGAGCAGGCCTCCTATAACGCCAACTCGCTGTGGCGGAACGGCTCTCGCGCCTTCTTCAAGGATCAGCGCGCGGCGCGTATCGGCGACCTCCTGACGGTGACCGTCAACATCACCGACAAGGCCAACCTGTCCAACGAGACCCAACGCAGCCGCTCCGCCAAGGAAGACTCGGGGATCACCGATTTCATTGGGTCAAGCACGATCACGCAGGCAAACAAGATCCTGCCCGGCAAGATCCTGACCACGGACTCGACGTCGTCGAGCGACGGCAAGGGCTCGGTCAACCGCCAGGAAGCGTTGCAGACCAACGTCGCAGCCGTGGTCACGCAGGTGCTGCCGAACGGCAATCTCGTGGTCGAAGGCAAGCAGGAGATTCGCGTCAACTTCGAAATCCGCGAACTGATCGTCGCCGGCATCGTCCGCCCCGAAGACATCCAGAGCGACAACACCATCGATTCCACCAAGATCGCGCAGGCCCGCATCGCCTATGGCGGCCGCGGCCAGATCACCGACGTGCAGCAACCCCGTTACGGGCAACAGGTGATGGACGTGCTGCTGCCGTTCTAG
- the flgA gene encoding flagellar basal body P-ring formation chaperone FlgA, with product MIARALLLAAALIAASSTAAVAQTQESFANRNVIATPMLRANVQVSGDLVRIGDVIDNAGSAAQIAIYRAPDLGTTGSLPVAQVLNTLRAHHVIGVDTRDLREISVTRLARTLEGRDIELQVARALERRNGLGDAANLSLTFDRDPGDVRLDAGFSGSLQAAIVRYDNRNGRFDVTFEIANENGAAAAKLRFAGTAIETVEAAVLARNVERNEVLKSSDVMIERRPKTEVGPDAAARDRTVGMQARRQLRAGQAIRTTDLAKPDLVQRDQNVILIYETPGIYLTMRGKALDSGTEGDVVTVMNLQSKRTVSGTVTGRGQVSISPPASRLPQTSDATSSLGKAPAPVAVATVSSPVAPKAE from the coding sequence ATGATCGCCCGCGCCCTCCTCCTGGCCGCCGCCCTGATCGCCGCATCGAGTACGGCGGCTGTCGCGCAGACCCAGGAAAGCTTCGCGAACCGCAACGTGATCGCCACGCCCATGCTGCGTGCCAACGTGCAGGTGTCGGGCGATCTCGTACGGATCGGCGACGTGATCGACAATGCCGGCAGCGCCGCGCAGATCGCGATCTATCGCGCCCCGGATCTCGGCACCACCGGCTCGCTGCCGGTAGCGCAGGTGCTCAACACCCTTCGTGCCCATCATGTGATCGGCGTCGACACCCGCGACCTCAGGGAAATTTCGGTAACGCGTCTGGCCCGCACGCTCGAAGGCAGGGACATCGAGCTGCAGGTTGCGCGCGCGCTGGAGCGCCGCAATGGTCTCGGCGACGCCGCCAATCTGTCGCTGACCTTCGATCGCGATCCCGGCGACGTCAGGCTGGATGCCGGCTTCAGCGGCAGCCTGCAGGCGGCCATCGTGCGCTACGACAACCGCAACGGCCGCTTCGACGTCACCTTTGAGATCGCCAACGAGAACGGCGCCGCTGCTGCCAAGCTGCGTTTTGCCGGCACGGCGATCGAGACCGTCGAGGCCGCGGTGCTGGCGCGCAACGTCGAGCGCAATGAGGTCTTGAAATCGTCCGACGTGATGATCGAGCGCCGCCCCAAGACGGAAGTCGGCCCTGATGCCGCTGCGCGCGATCGCACGGTGGGCATGCAGGCCCGCCGCCAGCTCCGCGCCGGCCAGGCCATCAGGACCACAGATCTCGCCAAGCCCGATCTGGTACAGCGCGACCAGAACGTCATATTGATCTACGAGACGCCCGGAATCTACCTCACCATGCGCGGCAAGGCGCTGGACAGCGGCACCGAAGGCGACGTCGTCACTGTCATGAACCTGCAGTCGAAGCGCACGGTGTCCGGCACCGTGACTGGCCGTGGGCAGGTCTCGATCTCACCGCCGGCGTCTCGCCTGCCACAGACCAGCGATGCCACCTCCTCGCTCGGCAAAGCACCCGCACCCGTCGCCGTAGCTACCGTCAGTTCGCCAGTCGCTCCAAAAGCCGAGTAA
- the flgG gene encoding flagellar basal-body rod protein FlgG — MRALYTAATGMAAQELNVQVISNNIANMRTTGYKKQRAAFQDLIYDHVRRVGAQASDQGTILPVGVDIGGGVKTVGTPRLMGQGTLSPTGNDLDVAIRGEGFFKIQVPDGTYAYTRDGSFMMDAQGRVVTAQGNPVQPTITIPQNSSQITINAQGQLTVMLPGSTTPTLVGQIGLTRFINKAGLNPIGDNLFTDTPASGTPQDGIANTDGFGDMQQGNLEQANVEVVTEISDLIAAQRAYEMNAKVVSAADQMLQSTSNMFR, encoded by the coding sequence ATGCGCGCACTTTACACAGCAGCGACCGGCATGGCGGCACAGGAACTCAACGTTCAGGTGATCTCCAACAACATCGCCAATATGCGCACCACCGGCTACAAGAAGCAGCGCGCGGCGTTCCAGGACCTGATTTATGACCATGTGCGCCGCGTCGGCGCGCAGGCTTCCGACCAGGGCACCATCCTGCCGGTCGGCGTCGATATCGGTGGCGGCGTCAAGACTGTCGGCACGCCGCGGCTGATGGGCCAGGGCACATTGTCGCCGACCGGCAACGACCTCGACGTCGCGATCCGCGGCGAAGGTTTCTTCAAGATCCAGGTGCCCGACGGCACCTATGCCTATACCCGCGATGGCTCGTTCATGATGGACGCGCAAGGCCGCGTCGTCACCGCCCAGGGCAACCCGGTGCAGCCGACGATCACGATCCCGCAGAATTCCTCGCAGATCACCATCAACGCGCAGGGCCAGCTCACGGTGATGCTGCCGGGCTCGACCACGCCGACGCTGGTCGGCCAGATCGGCCTGACCCGCTTCATCAACAAGGCCGGCCTCAATCCGATCGGCGACAATCTGTTCACCGACACCCCGGCCTCCGGCACGCCGCAGGACGGCATCGCCAACACCGACGGCTTTGGCGACATGCAGCAGGGCAACCTCGAACAAGCCAATGTCGAGGTGGTGACCGAAATCTCCGACCTGATCGCCGCCCAGCGCGCCTATGAGATGAACGCCAAGGTCGTCAGCGCGGCCGACCAGATGCTGCAATCCACCTCCAACATGTTCCGCTAA